A region from the Halobellus litoreus genome encodes:
- the argS gene encoding arginine--tRNA ligase, whose protein sequence is MFRAFRSEVEDAVEAALESLDLPTDDLGVEEPPEDVPATLASSVAFRLAGEVGAAPPSVAGDVADAIDVDDCEYVDRVDTQGPYVNFYVSEAYYADTLAAGREETYGELPATGKSVVVEHTSANPTGPVHVGRARNPIFGDAVARVLDYAGNDVERHYYVNDAGRQVAVFTWAYETFDESDLPEPERDRADYDLVRYYRKGNEFLEAEDEDVVEAAEAEIAEIMQGLEAGDEETYERVAVVVDQVLGGMRASLERLPAEFDRFVKETQFIRNGDADDVVARLKDSEHAVYEDDAWQLDLSAFGLEKNLVFLRSDDTTLYTTRDLAHHEWKFENYDEAVTVLGEDHKLQAEQLEAALDVLGNDTEKLRQTFYSWVNLPEGGMSTREGTGVDLDDLLDESIQRAREEVEDRLGSRIRNDELSEDDIDRIARQVGIGAVRYDIVSKQPTKGITFEWERALDFEAQSAPYVQYVHARCRGIEGEAAAAGIEASTDVSALDTDAERALLRDIARFPAVIESAAADLEPHVVATFAREFAETFNAFYRECSVLNADDEAVAAARLGLVEASRHTVANALDVLGIEAPNSM, encoded by the coding sequence ATGTTCAGAGCCTTCCGTTCGGAGGTCGAGGACGCGGTCGAAGCGGCGCTGGAGTCGCTCGATCTGCCGACCGACGACCTCGGCGTCGAGGAACCGCCGGAGGACGTGCCGGCGACGCTCGCATCGAGCGTCGCCTTCCGTCTGGCCGGCGAGGTGGGCGCCGCACCGCCGTCGGTCGCCGGAGACGTCGCCGACGCGATCGACGTCGACGACTGCGAGTACGTCGACCGAGTCGACACGCAGGGTCCGTACGTCAACTTCTACGTCTCCGAGGCCTACTACGCCGACACGCTCGCGGCCGGTCGCGAGGAGACGTACGGCGAACTCCCCGCGACCGGCAAGTCCGTCGTCGTCGAGCACACCAGCGCGAATCCGACCGGGCCGGTCCACGTCGGCCGCGCGCGAAACCCGATCTTCGGCGACGCCGTCGCCCGCGTGCTCGACTACGCCGGCAACGACGTCGAGCGGCACTACTACGTCAACGACGCCGGCCGACAGGTCGCCGTGTTCACGTGGGCCTACGAGACGTTCGACGAGTCCGATCTCCCAGAACCCGAGCGCGACCGCGCGGACTACGACCTCGTCCGGTACTACCGGAAGGGCAACGAGTTCCTCGAAGCGGAAGACGAGGACGTCGTCGAGGCGGCGGAGGCGGAGATTGCCGAGATCATGCAGGGCCTCGAAGCGGGCGACGAGGAGACCTACGAGCGCGTCGCCGTCGTCGTCGATCAGGTGCTCGGCGGGATGCGGGCGTCGCTGGAGCGGCTTCCCGCGGAGTTCGACCGCTTCGTGAAGGAGACGCAGTTCATCCGCAACGGCGACGCCGACGACGTGGTCGCCCGGCTGAAGGACTCGGAACACGCCGTGTACGAGGACGACGCCTGGCAACTCGACCTCTCGGCGTTCGGACTGGAGAAGAACCTGGTCTTCCTGCGCTCTGACGACACCACGCTGTATACGACCCGGGACCTCGCTCATCACGAGTGGAAGTTCGAGAACTACGACGAGGCCGTGACGGTCCTGGGCGAAGATCACAAGCTCCAGGCCGAACAGCTCGAAGCGGCGCTGGACGTGCTGGGCAACGACACCGAGAAGCTCCGGCAGACGTTCTACTCGTGGGTCAACCTCCCAGAGGGCGGGATGTCGACCCGCGAGGGGACCGGCGTCGACCTCGACGACTTGCTCGACGAGTCGATCCAGCGCGCCCGCGAGGAGGTCGAAGACCGCCTCGGATCGCGGATCCGAAACGACGAACTGAGCGAGGACGACATCGATCGGATCGCCCGCCAGGTGGGGATCGGCGCGGTCCGATACGACATCGTCTCGAAACAGCCCACCAAGGGGATCACCTTCGAGTGGGAGCGCGCCCTCGACTTCGAGGCGCAGTCGGCCCCGTACGTCCAGTACGTCCACGCGCGCTGCCGCGGCATCGAGGGCGAGGCGGCCGCCGCGGGGATCGAGGCGTCGACCGACGTCTCGGCGCTCGATACCGACGCCGAGCGCGCGCTGCTCCGCGACATCGCGCGCTTCCCGGCCGTGATCGAATCGGCCGCGGCGGACCTCGAACCCCACGTCGTCGCGACGTTCGCCCGCGAGTTCGCGGAGACCTTCAACGCCTTCTACCGGGAGTGTTCAGTCCTCAACGCCGACGACGAAGCGGTCGCCGCAGCGCGACTCGGGCTCGTCGAGGCGTCGCGGCACACCGTCGCGAACGCGCTCGACGTCCTCGGGATCGAAGCACCGAATTCGATGTAA
- a CDS encoding AAA family ATPase: MGRVYAVVSAKGGVGKTTTAANLAAALAAAGERVAVVDGDLGMANLASALGVVAGDVTLHDVLAGDGEAQSASGDQSESAADVEAAIREGPHGMAVVPGSPDLDAFSRADPEAIEGVLEELRENYEYVVLDTGAGLSNDTVVPLTYVDEVLLVSTPTRDALGDTDKTRQVADRLDVPVAGAVITRADPESLDRDRVGDLLDAEILDVIPDAAVLADAADAGEPVTTFAPGSDAATAYRALAGSLTGLELVDDAATAVGDAEAGDVSGDAEAGDAAGDSDSEDTVDETDSEDTADATEPGDETTSEASEAESDGEEPVPEGTAESDGTDGPSAGETADRASNPSSSAESPSGSDYSDEDIVVAGSHEGDRPPERVELSEADADGSASDGELDSDDAGVQPVETDDEAGTAVERVAPDAEGDSDPGQSEPLVEPATPDEIDAAEPQAETDPEGGVYTTSLEAEIDDDGSSADADDPAESAPEDSEADAAATVVDPTDADSGGDTADDDGVDTSAEENPDESGGDGDSAEEDPGESDDDGDGKKGLFGRFFG, translated from the coding sequence ATGGGCCGTGTGTACGCAGTCGTCAGTGCGAAGGGGGGTGTCGGCAAGACGACGACGGCGGCGAACCTCGCCGCCGCGCTGGCCGCAGCGGGCGAACGCGTCGCCGTCGTCGACGGCGACCTGGGGATGGCGAACCTCGCGAGCGCGCTCGGCGTCGTCGCCGGGGACGTGACGCTTCACGACGTTCTCGCCGGCGACGGCGAGGCGCAGAGCGCCTCGGGCGACCAGTCGGAATCCGCCGCCGACGTCGAGGCGGCGATCCGCGAGGGACCGCACGGGATGGCCGTCGTCCCCGGATCGCCGGACCTCGACGCGTTCTCGCGCGCGGACCCGGAGGCGATCGAGGGCGTCCTCGAGGAACTCCGGGAGAACTACGAGTACGTCGTCCTCGATACGGGCGCTGGCCTCAGCAACGACACCGTGGTCCCGCTCACCTACGTCGACGAGGTGCTTCTCGTCTCGACGCCGACGCGGGACGCGCTCGGCGACACCGACAAGACTCGACAGGTGGCCGACCGCCTCGACGTGCCCGTCGCCGGGGCCGTGATCACGCGCGCCGACCCGGAGTCGCTGGACCGCGACCGGGTCGGCGACCTGCTCGACGCGGAGATTCTCGACGTGATCCCCGACGCCGCCGTGCTCGCGGACGCCGCCGACGCGGGCGAGCCGGTGACGACGTTCGCGCCCGGAAGCGACGCCGCAACGGCGTACCGCGCGCTCGCGGGGAGTCTGACCGGACTGGAGCTCGTCGACGACGCGGCTACCGCCGTCGGCGACGCCGAAGCGGGGGACGTGAGCGGTGACGCCGAAGCCGGGGATGCGGCCGGAGACTCCGACTCGGAAGACACGGTCGACGAAACCGACTCCGAGGACACGGCCGACGCAACCGAACCGGGAGACGAGACGACTTCCGAGGCCTCCGAGGCCGAATCAGACGGCGAAGAACCCGTCCCCGAGGGGACCGCCGAAAGCGACGGCACCGACGGACCATCGGCCGGGGAAACTGCCGACCGAGCGTCCAACCCGTCGTCGTCGGCGGAGTCGCCTTCGGGTTCCGACTACTCGGACGAAGACATCGTCGTCGCCGGGTCTCACGAGGGCGATCGCCCGCCGGAGCGCGTCGAGCTATCCGAGGCGGACGCGGACGGATCCGCCTCCGACGGCGAACTCGACTCCGACGACGCCGGGGTCCAGCCGGTCGAGACCGACGACGAGGCCGGAACAGCGGTCGAAAGAGTCGCTCCCGACGCCGAGGGCGACTCGGACCCGGGGCAGTCTGAGCCGCTCGTCGAACCGGCCACCCCCGACGAGATCGACGCCGCCGAACCGCAGGCCGAGACCGATCCCGAGGGCGGAGTCTACACGACGTCACTCGAGGCGGAGATCGACGACGACGGGTCGTCGGCCGACGCAGACGACCCCGCCGAGTCGGCTCCGGAGGATTCGGAGGCCGACGCCGCAGCGACGGTCGTCGATCCGACTGACGCCGACAGCGGCGGGGACACAGCGGACGACGACGGTGTTGACACCTCGGCCGAGGAGAATCCGGACGAGTCGGGCGGCGACGGCGACTCGGCAGAGGAGGATCCGGGTGAGTCCGACGACGACGGCGACGGCAAGAAGGGGCTCTTCGGCCGGTTCTTCGGCTGA
- the prf1 gene encoding peptide chain release factor aRF-1, translated as MSTDAEGMSEDRRKYEFRKVIEELKEYEGSGTQLVTIYIPPDKQISDVVAHVTQEHSEASNIKSKQTRTNVQDALTSIKDRLRYYDTFPPDNGIVLFSGAVNSGGGQTEMVTRTLESPPEPIQSFRYHCDSNFLTQPLEDMLTDKGLFGLIVLDRREANVGWLKGKRVEPVKSASSLVPGKQRKGGQSAQRFARLRLEAIDNFYQEIAGMADDLFVPKRHEMDGIIVGGPSPTKDEFLDGDYLHHELQDLVVGKFDVSYTDESGLHDLVDAAQDVLADQEVMKDKAEMEEFFENLHTGEEATYGFEPTRKNLMMGSVDRLLLSEDLRSDVVIYECPNGHEEYEVVDSRHGDPDHVCSECGEEAEKVDRDDVIDHLMSIAEQRGTETKFISTDFEKGEQLHDAFGGIAGILRYSTGV; from the coding sequence ATGAGTACCGACGCCGAAGGGATGAGCGAAGACCGCCGGAAGTACGAGTTCCGGAAGGTCATCGAGGAACTCAAGGAGTACGAGGGTTCCGGCACGCAGCTCGTCACCATCTACATTCCCCCCGACAAGCAGATCTCCGACGTGGTCGCCCACGTCACCCAGGAGCACTCGGAGGCGTCCAACATCAAGTCCAAGCAGACCCGGACGAACGTCCAGGACGCGCTGACGTCGATCAAGGACCGCCTCCGCTACTACGACACCTTCCCGCCCGACAACGGGATCGTCCTCTTCTCTGGCGCGGTCAACTCCGGCGGCGGCCAGACGGAGATGGTGACGCGGACCTTGGAGAGCCCGCCCGAACCGATCCAGTCGTTCCGCTACCACTGCGACTCCAACTTCCTCACCCAGCCGCTGGAGGACATGCTGACCGACAAGGGCCTCTTCGGCCTGATCGTCCTCGATCGGCGCGAGGCGAACGTCGGGTGGCTGAAGGGCAAGCGCGTCGAGCCGGTGAAGTCCGCCTCGTCGCTGGTCCCCGGCAAGCAGCGGAAAGGTGGCCAGTCCGCCCAGCGGTTCGCCCGCCTGCGGCTGGAGGCGATCGACAACTTCTATCAGGAGATCGCGGGGATGGCCGACGACCTGTTCGTCCCGAAGCGCCACGAGATGGACGGCATCATCGTCGGCGGCCCCTCGCCGACGAAAGACGAGTTCCTCGACGGCGACTACCTCCACCACGAACTCCAGGACCTCGTCGTCGGGAAGTTCGACGTCTCCTACACCGACGAGTCCGGCCTGCACGACCTCGTCGACGCCGCCCAGGACGTCCTCGCCGACCAGGAGGTGATGAAGGACAAAGCCGAGATGGAGGAGTTCTTCGAGAACCTCCACACCGGCGAGGAGGCGACCTACGGGTTCGAACCGACCCGCAAGAACCTGATGATGGGGTCGGTCGACCGCCTCCTCCTCTCGGAGGACCTGCGCTCCGACGTCGTCATCTACGAGTGTCCGAACGGCCACGAGGAGTACGAGGTCGTCGACAGCCGTCACGGCGACCCCGACCACGTCTGCAGCGAGTGCGGCGAGGAGGCCGAGAAGGTCGACCGCGACGACGTGATCGACCACCTGATGTCGATCGCCGAGCAGCGCGGCACCGAGACGAAGTTCATCTCCACGGACTTCGAGAAGGGCGAACAGCTCCACGACGCCTTCGGCGGCATCGCCGGCATTCTGCGGTACTCCACCGGCGTCTAA
- a CDS encoding class I fructose-bisphosphate aldolase: MKDIEDSPITRNGNSLILAYDHGTEHGPVDFEPMPASADPTHVFDVGRHDAVTAIALQKGLAEYYRLWETENDVEDGAPLLVKLNGNSNLAAREDYYSPKQCSVQYAVEELDAAAIGYTMYAGSIHEDEMWTDFREVQEAARDYGVPVVLWSYPRGRGIQESEEYTGQTDPDVVAYGARLGLELGADVVKCKYPGSQEGWQALEDVVGELKTVMSGGSKRSDEAFLDDVSSTLEVGGNGLAVGRNIFQRENPKPLLDKLETVIFEDRSA; this comes from the coding sequence ATGAAGGATATTGAGGATAGTCCGATCACTCGGAACGGGAATTCGTTGATTCTCGCGTACGATCACGGTACCGAACACGGGCCGGTGGATTTCGAGCCGATGCCTGCGAGTGCGGATCCCACGCACGTGTTCGACGTCGGGCGGCACGATGCGGTGACGGCAATCGCACTACAGAAAGGCCTCGCTGAGTACTACCGGCTATGGGAGACGGAGAACGACGTCGAGGACGGGGCACCGTTACTCGTCAAGTTGAATGGCAACTCGAATCTCGCCGCACGTGAGGATTACTACTCGCCAAAGCAGTGTTCCGTGCAGTACGCCGTCGAGGAACTCGACGCTGCCGCGATCGGGTACACGATGTACGCGGGATCGATCCACGAAGACGAGATGTGGACGGATTTCCGTGAGGTGCAGGAAGCAGCGCGGGACTACGGTGTCCCGGTGGTGTTGTGGAGTTACCCGCGTGGACGGGGGATCCAGGAGAGCGAGGAGTACACTGGGCAGACGGATCCGGACGTCGTCGCGTACGGCGCTCGCCTGGGTCTCGAACTCGGCGCCGATGTGGTCAAGTGCAAGTACCCGGGGAGCCAGGAAGGGTGGCAGGCGCTCGAAGACGTCGTGGGTGAGTTGAAGACGGTGATGAGCGGCGGATCGAAACGCAGCGACGAGGCGTTCCTCGACGACGTGTCCTCGACGCTCGAAGTCGGTGGGAACGGACTTGCGGTTGGGCGAAACATCTTCCAGCGTGAAAACCCCAAACCACTGCTGGACAAGCTCGAAACCGTCATATTCGAAGACAGATCTGCTTGA
- a CDS encoding DUF6276 family protein — MPTHCDVCDRPLVRVAVPSVLREYAPENAAVVGSCPRCLRTYPLASDESSDFDGEAALPAAVPDGEGSAALLLALGLLDSLATNRAAIQALVEHAEASGADVFLTLDRLAADESVEAHADLGRRRRQLVSLLDS, encoded by the coding sequence ATGCCGACTCACTGCGACGTCTGTGACCGACCGCTCGTTCGGGTGGCGGTTCCATCGGTCCTCCGCGAGTACGCCCCCGAGAACGCCGCGGTCGTCGGGAGTTGTCCGCGTTGTCTTCGCACGTATCCGCTCGCGAGCGACGAGAGTTCGGACTTCGACGGGGAAGCGGCTCTCCCGGCGGCCGTCCCGGACGGCGAGGGCAGCGCTGCGCTGCTGCTCGCGCTGGGGCTCCTCGACTCGCTGGCGACGAACCGCGCGGCGATCCAGGCGCTCGTCGAGCACGCGGAGGCGTCGGGCGCGGACGTCTTCCTGACGCTGGATCGACTCGCCGCGGACGAATCGGTCGAGGCGCACGCCGATCTGGGGCGTCGCCGTCGACAACTTGTGTCGCTGCTCGATTCGTAA
- a CDS encoding CPBP family intramembrane glutamic endopeptidase, whose product MASDAHSAPLDDPRTHLRAIGGAFVVVLLVVLVASIAVSLGYPLLDAAGISRESALGLALRSAFQFVGFGVAGVGYLVVTDQTDLVPIRSPTRRDLKWLVGGFAGLLALYVGATAILSALGVQGADSAIVAEGSGQPVYFLYLIPVTILLVGPTEELIFRGIVQGQFRRAYGTPIAVAAASAIFAAVHLSSYSGDGLLATLGTVLVLGGVLGIVYEKSENLVVPAVVHGLFNTVQFVAVYATTTGLVG is encoded by the coding sequence ATGGCTTCGGACGCCCACTCGGCTCCGCTCGACGATCCGCGAACGCACCTCCGCGCGATCGGCGGCGCGTTCGTCGTCGTCCTCCTCGTCGTGCTGGTGGCATCGATCGCCGTCTCGCTGGGTTACCCGCTCCTGGACGCCGCGGGAATCAGCCGCGAGAGCGCGCTGGGGCTCGCCCTCCGGAGCGCGTTCCAGTTCGTCGGCTTCGGCGTCGCCGGCGTCGGCTACCTCGTCGTGACCGATCAGACCGACCTCGTCCCGATCCGCTCTCCGACCCGCCGCGATCTGAAGTGGCTCGTCGGCGGCTTCGCCGGCCTACTCGCGCTCTACGTCGGGGCGACGGCGATCCTCAGCGCGCTAGGAGTGCAGGGTGCCGACAGCGCCATCGTCGCCGAGGGCAGCGGCCAGCCGGTCTACTTCCTGTATCTGATCCCGGTGACGATCCTGCTCGTCGGGCCGACGGAGGAGTTGATCTTCCGGGGCATCGTCCAGGGGCAGTTCCGCCGTGCCTACGGCACGCCCATCGCCGTCGCCGCCGCGAGCGCCATCTTCGCCGCGGTGCACCTCTCGTCGTACAGCGGCGACGGCCTGCTCGCGACGCTCGGCACGGTGCTCGTGCTGGGCGGCGTCCTCGGAATCGTCTACGAGAAGAGCGAGAACCTCGTGGTTCCGGCCGTCGTCCACGGACTGTTCAACACCGTCCAGTTCGTCGCCGTCTACGCGACGACGACGGGGCTGGTCGGGTGA